A single genomic interval of Ischnura elegans chromosome 3, ioIscEleg1.1, whole genome shotgun sequence harbors:
- the LOC124155062 gene encoding probable G-protein coupled receptor No18 — translation MEKEEIHNSTVPPYYDRGPAPVWEAAASGAPLVAITVLTVVGNILVILSIFKHKPLRIPPNYFIASLAATDITVALLVYPPSIVDSVEGMWLMGATFCRIWLALNILCCFASIFHLCAISMDRYWAITDPIRYAGKRTLSRILKTIAIIWLVSGFLSSFLLFGGQEDVINTYFVCILSSLNNRVISVFVTIFYLSLVAMSFVYARLFFSVRRRFRDATAKWGVVADAGSQGTSTAVTQVGKGEGKETETSINRTCASEEEVLKSKGPVNGEPRPEPDDDMRPKNTKWLGGGIGASDPRRGEFYSESAESSRVQGTSPQDASTNVSKAFIISEGPRETPCQPHQSLGKGTANSLLDEKQRVSQTKERRLAKTLGIILGAFIVCWLPFFILHFVAVFCHSCQPPYKIRKIFTWLGYVNSTINPIIYTVFNSEFRRAFKKILRIN, via the exons ATGGAAAAAGAAGAAATCCACAACAGCACAGTGCCTCCGTATTATGACCGCGGGCCTGCACCGGTGTGGGAGGCTGCCGCCTCTGGTGCGCCCCTTGTGGCCATCACCGTGCTCACCGTGGTGGGGAACATCCTGGTCATACTGTCCATCTTCAAGCACAAGCCGCTCCGCATCCCTCCCAACTACTTCATCGCATCCCTCGCGGCCACGGACATAACCGTCGCCCTGCTGGTCTATCCCCCGAGCATAGTCGACAGCGTGGAAGGTATGTGGCTGATGGGCGCCACCTTCTGCAGGATTTGGCTGGCACTCAACATCCTTTGCTGCTTCGCGTCCATCTTCCACCTCTGCGCCATCTCCATGGATCGCTACTGGGCCATCACGGATCCAATCCGCTACGCAGGAAAGCGGACCCTGTCACGGATCCTCAAGACCATCGCGATCATCTGGTTAGTGTCCGGATTCCTGTCATCCTTCTTGCTCTTCGGAGGACAGGAGGACGTGATCAACACGTACTTTGTTTGCATCCTCTCTTCGCTCAACAACAGGGTCATCTCCGTGTTCGTCACCATTTTCTACCTGAGCCTCGTCGCGATGTCCTTCGTTTACGCGCGGCTTTTCTTCAGCGTGAGACGCAGGTTCAGGGACGCAACGGCGAAGTGGGGCGTGGTCGCGGATGCTGGTAGTCAGGGCACCAGCACAGCGGTGACTCAAGTCGGAAAGGGTGAAGGAAAGGAGACTGAAACATCGATTAATCGGACGTGTGCTTCGGAGGAAGAGGTTTTGAAATCAAAGGGACCTGTGAATGGCGAACCAAG GCCTGAACCCGATGATGACATGCGACCTAAGAATACGAAATGGCTCGGAGGTGGAATTGGAGCTTCTGATCCTCGTCGTGGAGAATTTTACTCAGAATCGGCTGAATCGTCGAGAGTGCAGGGAACTAGCCCACAAGATGCATCAACCAATGTTTCCAAGGCTTTCATAATCTCAGAGGGACCAAGAGAAACTCCATGCCAACCACATCAATCGCTAGGGAAGGGTACGGCGAACTCTTTGTTAGACGAAAAACAAAGAGTTTCTCAGACGAAAGAAAGAAGATTGGCCAAGACCTTAGGTATAATTTTGGGAGCTTTCATTGTTTGCTGGCTACCTTTcttcattttacattttgttGCAGTATTCTGCCATTCCTGTCAGCCGCCCTATAAAATTAGAAAGATATTTACGTGGTTAGGGTATGTCAATTCGACCATCAACCCTATCATATACACTGTATTCAATAGCGAGTTCAGAAGggcattcaaaaaaattctcCGTATCAATTGA
- the LOC124155061 gene encoding tyramine receptor 1-like: MGCDARIENCSIPFHVVNITREPIPEWEAVVTGVVLSFITLLTLTGNVLVVLSVFTYKPLRIPPNYFIASLAVTDILVALTVFPFSMLESIKGRWILGATFCKVWLLAGVLCCSASIFHLCAIALDRFWAIRDPIGYSVKRTVRRIRAMICLIWICAGAMSCCLLFGAEESDELIERLSACLLKTFNNRVVSVIIGFFYVTLFLMTIAYAGLFVAVRRSLNFKTDQVVKADRSRSTAASTVAKKSAVDEESTSGYGSVSKWGLGSEDSGCVDEDPSSREDINMQCLDTEVGHKLGAKDWSRACSKESVASEEAKKSTAQSVTPSGKPEVKEFFENMQRMSQTRERKLARTLGIVMGAFLLCWLPFFIMYVVIMICNTCQPTLKWRKVIIWLTYINSTLNPIIYTVFNAEFRSAFKKLLHL, from the coding sequence ATGGGCTGTGACGCAAGGATCGAAAACTGTAGCATCCCATTTCATGTAGTGAACATCACAAGGGAGCCCATCCCTGAATGGGAGGCTGTCGTCACTGGCGTGGTCCTCTCTTTCATCACGCTCCTCACCCTCACCGGAAACGTCCTCGTGGTACTCTCCGTCTTCACGTACAAGCCGCTCCGGATCCCACCCAACTACTTCATAGCCTCCCTGGCCGTGACGGACATCCTCGTCGCCCTCACCGTGTTCCCGTTCAGCATGCTGGAGAGCATCAAGGGACGCTGGATTCTGGGCGCCACCTTCTGCAAGGTGTGGCTGCTTGCCGGCGTGCTCTGCTGTTCCGCTTCCATATTCCACCTGTGCGCCATCGCCTTGGACCGGTTCTGGGCGATCCGGGATCCCATCGGGTACTCGGTCAAGCGCACGGTCCGCAGGATCCGCGCGATGATCTGCCTCATCTGGATCTGTGCCGGGGCAATGTCCTGCTGCCTCCTATTCGGCGCGGAGGAGTCGGACGAACTGATCGAGAGACTCTCCGCTTGCTTGCTCAAGACGTTCAACAACAGGGTCGTCTCCGTGATCATCGGGTTCTTTTATGTGACCCTCTTCCTCATGACGATCGCGTACGCCGGGCTGTTCGTCGCCGTTCGTCGGAGCCTCAATTTCAAAACAGATCAGGTGGTCAAAGCCGATAGATCACGGAGCACCGCCGCCAGCACGGTGGCGAAGAAGAGCGCCGTGGACGAGGAGTCGACCAGTGGCTACGGCAGTGTGAGCAAGTGGGGTCTGGGGTCGGAAGATTCTGGATGCGTGGACGAGGACCCATCTAGTAGGGAGGATATCAACATGCAATGCTTGGACACGGAGGTGGGTCACAAATTGGGGGCCAAAGACTGGTCAAGAGCCTGTTCCAAAGAGTCCGTCGCCTCGGAAGAAGCAAAGAAGTCGACGGCTCAGTCCGTGACTCCTAGCGGGAAGCCGGAGGTGAAGGAGTTCTTTGAGAACATGCAGAGGATGTCgcagacgagggagaggaagctGGCGAGGACGCTGGGGATCGTCATGGGCGCGTTCCTACTCTGCTGGCTTCCCTTCTTCATCATGTACGTCGTCATCATGATCTGCAACACCTGCCAGCCGACGTTGAAGTGGAGGAAGGTCATCATATGGCTGACGTACATTAACTCAACCCTCAACCCAATAATTTATACGGTATTCAATGCGGAGTTTAGGAGTGCCTTCAAGAAACTTCTTCATCTTTAG